The genome window CGACGCGGATCTTCTTTAAACTCGGTTGTTTCGTTCGGCGCATTTTCCAGGCGGTAGTCACTGCTCACATCGCGCAAAATGGCTTTCGAACCAACTTCGAGCACGCGCCGCCGGTTGGCCGAAAACGGGTGGGTGTAATCGGTTTGTAAGGTAAATTCCTTCTGGTGGTTTTCGTTGTTGTTCCGCTCCCGGTAGTTAATCACCTCGCTTTCCGGCAGCGGAAATTGATTCAGGGCGTAGCGACTCTCGTTTTCATTTTGGTTATACTGGGCCAGAAACGTGTATTCCTGCTCGGGGTTTCGCTTGAATGTCTTGGTGTAGTTAAAGTTGACATCCATGCTGTGATTCTGATTTTTGGTGGTGTTGTACCGACGAAACTCCTGGGGCGTACTCGATACTTGGCGGGTATCCCGCGTGGAATTGGTCGTGCGAAATTCGCCGCCGAAGCTGGCATCCATGCCAATGCGGTTGGTCGAGTCCAGGTCATAGTCGATGCTGATGGAGCCCGTTCGTGAATCGCCCCGGTTCCGGTAGAAGCTCGACTGCTTGATTTCGCTGATTTGCTGGCCGTTGCGGAAGTTTTGCCGGAAGTTTTCAGTACCTCCGAAATTGTTGTTCCAGGAGCCGCCCCCGAACGCCGTGATGCTCAATTTTTCGCGTTTGAGGTTAAAATTCCCGCCTAAATTATTTCGGCGATTGCCAGCCGTAGCGTTGAGGCCGCCGGTTAAGCCTTGGAGTTGATTTTTAGTAATGATGTTAATCACGCCCGCCGTTCCCTCGCTGTCGTATTTAGCCGAAGGGGCCGTGATCACCTCCACCGACTTGATAACTTCAGCGGGAATCATCTGGAGCGCTTCGCTGATGCTCCGCGCCATAATACTTGATGGCTTGTTGTTGATCAGTACTTTAATGCTGCTGCTGCCTTTTAGCTGGATGGTACCGTCCGGGTCTACGGTCAGAAGCGGTACTTTTTTGAGAACATCGACGGCGGTTCCGCCTGCATTGGTCATGTCTTTTTCGGCATTGTAGACCAGCCGATCATCTTTGTCTTCAATCAGGGATTTTTCGCCGGTGACGACCACTTCGTTAAGGGTGCGGTTATCGGCCTGCATCTGAACATCCCCCAGCGCCACATCCGGCTTCTCCGCACTAACCAGTACGTTGTTAATCGTTTTGCTTTCGTAGCCAATAAAACTGATCACCACCTTGTACGTCCCGGCTGCTACGTTGTTGATAGCAAACTTCCCGTTCTCATCCGAGGTAATCCCGCCGACCGGTTTCCCCGTTTCTGGATCCAGCAACGCGACCGTGGCAAATTCCACGGGTTTGTTCAGCGTTGGATCCATCACCACGCCAGTGATGCGAAAGCCTTTGGCATTGGGTTTAAGCGTGGGTAAAACAGACGGTAGTTTAGGCGGCGAGGCGGGTTGTTGGGCCCAGGCGCAGGTTATAAAACAGGTGAATATGGGGAGTAATAGTTTTTTCATGCACCAGGGATTGCTTACAACAGAGAACCATCTTGAGTGATAGCTAAATAAGCAAAATAGGGCAAGAATTTACTAGTTAAACTTTGGCAATGGGATTAAAATAATTCTTGAAGTATTCCAAGAGTGGTTAGAATTATAAAAATGACGTTTTTGGGGCGAAAAGAACGCAATGGTGCCCCAATTCAGAAGAAAAGATTCAAGGCTGAAACTTTCGATTCGTGATAAAATCGTAGTCGGTCAGGGTACGGAGAAACGCAATAATATCCTGCTGTTCTGAAGCCGTTAGTGGGATGCCGACGCGGTTATTTTGCCGGAAAAGCGGATCTAATTGCGGATTATCTTCCATTCCAGAGGCGTAATGCTTTAGAACGGCCTCAAGCGTGGCGAACCGCCCATCATGCATATACGGCACCGTAATCGCTACGTTTCGCAGGCTGGGAACGTGAAATTTATTCTTATCAGTCTCCTGCAACGTAATGCTGGAACGCCCCGGATCGGGCTGTTGATTGGTCGGGGAGGGGGGCAAACCATTGTTACGAAAACTTTGGTCGGTGAACAGTTCGCCTTTGTGGCAGGAGGCGCATTTTTCCTGGAAAAGTGCCAAGCCCCGCAGCTCTTCGGTGGAAAGATTACCCCCGGATTCTTTCCGTACGTATTTATCGTATTTTGAATTGGCCGACACCAACGTCAGCATAAACTGCGACAAAGCTTTCAGAAAACGCTCGTTCGTAATCTGTTCGGAGCCATAAGCCGCTTTGAACAGGGCCGGGTAGCGCCCGTCGGTCTGCACTTTTTTCAGCACATTGGCCATTGTGTCGCCCATCTCAACCGGGTTCTGAATGGGCGAGAGCGGCAGCAAATCCAGATCAACGATCCCGCCATCCCAGAAAAAATGCGAGCTCCAGGCCACATTCTGAATGGCTGGAACGTTGCGGGTACCTACTTTGTCTTCGATGCCGTGGCTCAGGGGGTGATCGGTATGAGCGAAAGCCGTAGAGGGCTGGTGGCAAAAATCGCAGGTGATGATGCCGTTTTGCGAGAGTTTTCCGTCGTAAAAAAGCGCCTTGCCGAGGGCCACTCCTTCAACCGTCAGTGGGTTGTTCTTAAAATCGTAAAGTGGATCAGGAAAATTAGCCGGTTTAATCCAGTTATAAGGCGTGGCTTTGTATTCGACAGGGTTTGGATTTGGCTTCGGCTCCTCGTTGGCGGGCGAGTCGGATTGGCAGCCAAGGATAAATGCCCACAGTGCAGCGACCAGTAAAAACCCTATTTTTTGCCAGCGACTCATGTGATCAATTGGCTTTCAAGCCGGTAAACTCAAACATCTGGGCATAATTGGCGGCAACTTCTGCCGAGACATTCGCTACTGCAATGTCTGAATATTGCCGCAAGCTTAAGCGGTTGGGACCGTCGAAAACGCGCAAAACATCGGCTTTGATCATCACTTGCGGAACCTTCGTTTCACTGACCTGCGCGATGGTTCCCTTGAAAGCAACCGTAATCGTTTTCAGATTATTCAACGTCCGACCGCTGTAGC of Tellurirhabdus bombi contains these proteins:
- a CDS encoding TonB-dependent receptor domain-containing protein, whose amino-acid sequence is MKKLLLPIFTCFITCAWAQQPASPPKLPSVLPTLKPNAKGFRITGVVMDPTLNKPVEFATVALLDPETGKPVGGITSDENGKFAINNVAAGTYKVVISFIGYESKTINNVLVSAEKPDVALGDVQMQADNRTLNEVVVTGEKSLIEDKDDRLVYNAEKDMTNAGGTAVDVLKKVPLLTVDPDGTIQLKGSSSIKVLINNKPSSIMARSISEALQMIPAEVIKSVEVITAPSAKYDSEGTAGVINIITKNQLQGLTGGLNATAGNRRNNLGGNFNLKREKLSITAFGGGSWNNNFGGTENFRQNFRNGQQISEIKQSSFYRNRGDSRTGSISIDYDLDSTNRIGMDASFGGEFRTTNSTRDTRQVSSTPQEFRRYNTTKNQNHSMDVNFNYTKTFKRNPEQEYTFLAQYNQNENESRYALNQFPLPESEVINYRERNNNENHQKEFTLQTDYTHPFSANRRRVLEVGSKAILRDVSSDYRLENAPNETTEFKEDPRRANKFDYQQWVWSSYATFRLRTANKWSFNLGGRMELTDINANFISTQTKFKDRYQNFLPNITISKRLDEAQRLKLNYSQRIQRPTIAYLNPYVNYSDPKNIRSGNPYLEPEVAHSVEFTYSTYTKKGLSVNAMVFGRLTDNAIEQITTVDTSGVSNSSYRNIAQNATYGLNLFSSARPVKQWNISGSFGLNYNLLNSTALQIVNQNWSYRFNLNSSLQLPKNVSLQVNGSYTSRRILLQGQSSGFYYYSFSARKEFKKQNLTATANIDNPFRQYNIIENRYRTATFNSDGENYNAIRNFRLSLNWRFGKMSAGPNRGKKKISNDDKK
- a CDS encoding cytochrome-c peroxidase, coding for MSRWQKIGFLLVAALWAFILGCQSDSPANEEPKPNPNPVEYKATPYNWIKPANFPDPLYDFKNNPLTVEGVALGKALFYDGKLSQNGIITCDFCHQPSTAFAHTDHPLSHGIEDKVGTRNVPAIQNVAWSSHFFWDGGIVDLDLLPLSPIQNPVEMGDTMANVLKKVQTDGRYPALFKAAYGSEQITNERFLKALSQFMLTLVSANSKYDKYVRKESGGNLSTEELRGLALFQEKCASCHKGELFTDQSFRNNGLPPSPTNQQPDPGRSSITLQETDKNKFHVPSLRNVAITVPYMHDGRFATLEAVLKHYASGMEDNPQLDPLFRQNNRVGIPLTASEQQDIIAFLRTLTDYDFITNRKFQP